In Deltaproteobacteria bacterium, one genomic interval encodes:
- a CDS encoding tripartite tricarboxylate transporter TctB family protein, translating into MQKTLSLLFDGFFLVLLAAAVATAWQWPFATGLFPLTIAIPVSLVAAAQFAKDAFFQGGQNEDSGQRERIRDIEVDRSVPARLVVQRAGTFYLCALGFLAAILLIGFKLSVPLFMVFYFRRFSRAGWPVTLILTGLLTGLVLGLFDAILHVGWPDNLLGHVLDRWKA; encoded by the coding sequence ATGCAAAAGACCCTCTCCCTGCTGTTCGACGGGTTCTTCCTGGTGCTGCTGGCCGCGGCCGTGGCCACGGCCTGGCAGTGGCCCTTCGCCACCGGGCTCTTTCCCCTGACCATCGCCATCCCCGTGTCGCTGGTGGCTGCCGCGCAGTTCGCCAAGGACGCGTTCTTCCAAGGCGGCCAGAACGAGGACAGCGGGCAACGGGAACGCATCCGCGACATCGAGGTGGACCGCTCGGTGCCCGCGCGCCTTGTGGTGCAACGGGCAGGCACCTTCTACCTCTGCGCCCTGGGCTTTCTGGCCGCCATCCTGCTCATCGGGTTCAAGTTGTCCGTCCCGCTGTTCATGGTGTTCTATTTCAGGCGCTTCAGCCGGGCGGGGTGGCCCGTGACGCTGATCCTCACGGGGCTCTTGACGGGGTTGGTGCTCGGGCTGTTCGACGCCATCCTGCACGTGGGGTGGCCGGACAACCTGCTTGGACATGTCCTCGATCGGTGGAAAGCGTAG